Proteins co-encoded in one Methanosarcinales archaeon Met12 genomic window:
- the leuS gene encoding leucine--tRNA ligase, translating into MNHGNIDEKWQKRWEEAGIFDAEVDTNKEKFFVNFPYPYMNGYFHIGHAFSLIRAEVFARYKRMRGYNALFPFAFHCTGTPIVAAAQRIAENEPKQIEILRQMGIQEEEIPKFADPMYWVSFFPDETMYDLKRIGASIDWRRRFITTSANPYYDAFIKWQFNKLKKGRYITKGEHPVVWCSKCKSTAGDHARLKGEGVSPEEVFLIKFYMDGVVLPTATYRPETSFGVTNIWVNPNADYVEMKVDDEVWIVSRKSIEKMDAQKHAVKVTRNLKGRELIGRCSTNAVTGKKVPILPAYFIEPATGTGIVMSVPSHAPYDYVALKDIKNYPKKHGVAPNLIKDIEPVSLIEVQDFGVHPAIEIVEKREIKGQDDPKLEEATKDIYRKEFHTGVLNKNTGKYAGLRVSEVKEVLARDFIRENKAILFYELSEEVICRCLTRCIVKIVSDQWFLNYSDIKWKAKVHDALNGVTLYPEKVRGQFEYVIDWLKDWACAREFGLGTQLPWDERWVIESLSDSTIYMAYYTIAHYLENERYSIRAEKLTDNFFEYIFLGRGDLEEVVRETDVSPALLKQMRTEFEYWYPFDFRNSGKDLIQNHLTFCLYNHVAIFPKKYWPSGIGVNGFIQIDGEKMSKSKGNFYTLRQIYAKYGADATRITLMYGGEGLDDPNWDTEFAKSIGPKLKQWHDFAIGNYESAECHSSENCESCISFGNSTFTTRHIDRWFQSILHKTIKATGEAMDHTKFRTSLQKGYFDLQRHLKWYTRRTRKYNRDLMNQFIEVQTKMMAPFVPHICEEIWEKLGKKDFISLTEWPQYDETLIDEKIERAEEFIKDVIADVQEIFAVARIREAKTAHIYTAEDWKWRVMELITGKDMRDAMRNVMQDSELRKRGKEVSAFVQKVTSERISVEKIDENGILQDDREFIEGEIGMRLEVNPDYDPQNKRKLAIPGRPAIYIE; encoded by the coding sequence TTGAATCACGGTAATATCGACGAGAAGTGGCAAAAACGATGGGAAGAGGCAGGCATATTCGATGCAGAGGTAGATACAAACAAGGAGAAATTCTTCGTAAATTTCCCATATCCCTACATGAATGGCTACTTCCACATAGGGCACGCATTTTCTTTGATAAGGGCCGAAGTATTTGCACGGTATAAACGAATGCGCGGATATAACGCCCTCTTCCCTTTTGCATTTCACTGTACGGGCACGCCCATCGTCGCTGCTGCACAGAGAATAGCTGAAAATGAGCCCAAACAAATCGAGATTTTAAGACAGATGGGCATTCAAGAAGAGGAAATACCAAAATTCGCAGACCCTATGTACTGGGTTTCATTCTTTCCCGATGAAACGATGTACGATTTGAAAAGAATAGGTGCCAGCATAGATTGGCGCAGAAGGTTCATAACGACGTCCGCAAACCCATATTATGATGCGTTTATCAAATGGCAGTTTAATAAATTGAAAAAAGGCAGGTACATCACAAAAGGCGAGCATCCAGTTGTGTGGTGTTCAAAGTGCAAATCTACTGCAGGAGATCATGCGAGGTTGAAAGGAGAGGGCGTATCTCCAGAGGAGGTATTCTTAATCAAGTTCTACATGGACGGAGTGGTGCTCCCAACCGCGACTTACAGGCCAGAGACCTCTTTTGGGGTTACGAACATATGGGTAAATCCTAATGCAGACTATGTCGAGATGAAGGTAGATGATGAGGTCTGGATAGTCTCCAGAAAATCAATCGAGAAGATGGATGCGCAAAAGCACGCCGTAAAGGTCACCAGGAATCTTAAAGGCAGAGAGCTCATCGGAAGATGTTCTACGAATGCCGTAACAGGGAAAAAAGTGCCGATTTTGCCGGCGTACTTCATCGAACCAGCTACGGGAACGGGCATAGTTATGTCGGTTCCATCGCATGCCCCATATGATTATGTCGCTCTTAAAGATATCAAGAATTACCCCAAAAAACATGGAGTGGCACCCAATCTTATTAAGGATATAGAGCCGGTGTCGTTGATCGAAGTCCAGGATTTCGGGGTGCATCCAGCCATTGAAATCGTTGAAAAGAGGGAGATAAAAGGACAGGACGACCCCAAATTAGAGGAGGCGACAAAGGACATCTACAGAAAAGAATTCCATACGGGTGTGCTAAATAAGAACACCGGAAAGTATGCCGGACTGAGGGTTTCAGAGGTAAAAGAGGTTCTTGCCAGGGACTTCATTCGAGAAAATAAAGCCATACTATTCTATGAACTATCTGAAGAGGTTATCTGCCGATGTCTGACTAGATGCATTGTAAAAATAGTGTCAGACCAGTGGTTCTTGAACTACTCCGATATAAAATGGAAGGCAAAAGTACATGATGCCCTAAATGGTGTAACCCTGTACCCAGAAAAAGTTCGAGGGCAATTTGAATATGTCATCGACTGGCTGAAAGACTGGGCATGCGCCAGAGAATTCGGTCTGGGCACCCAGCTTCCATGGGATGAAAGATGGGTTATCGAGTCCCTTTCGGATTCGACGATCTACATGGCATACTACACCATCGCCCACTACCTGGAGAATGAAAGATATAGTATTAGGGCGGAGAAGCTGACGGATAATTTTTTCGAGTATATATTCCTTGGGAGAGGGGATTTGGAAGAAGTTGTAAGAGAGACAGATGTATCTCCTGCTTTACTAAAGCAGATGCGGACCGAATTCGAATACTGGTATCCATTTGACTTCAGAAATTCTGGGAAGGACCTGATTCAGAATCATCTCACTTTTTGTCTATATAATCATGTCGCCATATTTCCAAAAAAATACTGGCCATCTGGGATCGGCGTTAATGGATTCATCCAGATAGATGGAGAAAAAATGAGCAAATCGAAGGGCAACTTTTACACATTGCGCCAAATCTATGCCAAATATGGTGCAGACGCGACCAGAATAACGCTGATGTATGGGGGGGAGGGTCTGGATGACCCCAACTGGGATACGGAGTTTGCCAAATCCATTGGCCCGAAGTTAAAGCAGTGGCATGATTTTGCGATAGGAAACTATGAGTCTGCTGAGTGTCACAGTTCGGAGAACTGTGAGAGTTGTATTTCCTTCGGAAATTCAACATTTACAACCCGCCATATCGATAGATGGTTCCAATCAATACTCCATAAAACAATCAAGGCGACCGGCGAGGCGATGGACCATACGAAGTTCAGAACATCGCTTCAAAAAGGGTACTTCGACCTGCAGAGGCACTTGAAATGGTATACCCGAAGAACCCGTAAGTACAACAGGGATTTGATGAATCAATTCATCGAAGTTCAGACTAAAATGATGGCTCCGTTTGTGCCCCACATCTGCGAAGAAATATGGGAAAAACTGGGCAAAAAAGACTTCATTTCGCTGACAGAATGGCCTCAATACGATGAGACCTTAATCGATGAAAAAATCGAAAGAGCAGAGGAGTTTATCAAAGACGTGATTGCAGATGTTCAGGAAATATTCGCGGTCGCCAGGATAAGGGAGGCGAAAACTGCCCATATCTATACTGCCGAGGACTGGAAATGGAGAGTTATGGAACTTATAACGGGCAAGGATATGAGAGATGCGATGAGGAATGTGATGCAAGACTCGGAGCTGAGGAAAAGAGGCAAAGAAGTTTCAGCGTTTGTTCAGAAGGTGACCTCTGAAAGGATTTCCGTGGAAAAGATAGATGAAAATGGCATCCTGCAGGATGATAGGGAGTTCATCGAGGGAGAAATTGGCATGAGACTCGAGGTGAATCCAGATTACGACCCCCAGAATAAGAGAAAATTGGCGATTCCAGGCAGACCTGCGATCTATATAGAGTGA
- a CDS encoding orotate phosphoribosyltransferase-like protein: MKNIDALIKKAIELKKMGLMSGEIADELNVSKETATWLFSCAEEKEGPAPKDIFIDLSKIGQSSQRMRHISSALTDMVLESIEAEVDVVVGIVLSGIPFATLVADELGAELAILHPKKQRWEPEKQGVKGTISHNFAQIEGKKCIIVDDVVTSGATAQEAVELLEEMGAEPLAIVVMMDKRGQDSVAGVPMLSLIKIGRVE; the protein is encoded by the coding sequence GAAGAAGATGGGGTTGATGTCGGGCGAAATAGCTGATGAACTTAACGTTTCCAAGGAGACTGCTACTTGGCTGTTCTCCTGTGCCGAAGAGAAAGAGGGGCCGGCTCCGAAGGATATATTCATCGACTTGAGCAAGATAGGTCAGAGTTCACAGAGAATGAGGCATATCTCCAGCGCACTCACTGATATGGTCCTGGAGTCGATCGAGGCAGAAGTGGATGTTGTTGTGGGAATCGTCCTGAGCGGCATTCCATTCGCGACTTTGGTCGCAGATGAGCTCGGCGCGGAGCTGGCAATACTCCATCCAAAAAAGCAACGATGGGAACCGGAAAAACAGGGTGTTAAAGGAACTATCAGTCACAATTTCGCTCAAATCGAGGGCAAGAAGTGCATCATCGTCGATGACGTGGTCACCAGTGGCGCCACTGCACAGGAAGCAGTGGAACTACTCGAGGAGATGGGTGCAGAACCACTCGCAATAGTGGTTATGATGGATAAGAGGGGGCAGGACTCAGTAGCGGGTGTGCCCATGCTTTCGCTGATTAAGATAGGGCGAGTTGAGTAA